One Amaranthus tricolor cultivar Red isolate AtriRed21 chromosome 1, ASM2621246v1, whole genome shotgun sequence DNA window includes the following coding sequences:
- the LOC130807950 gene encoding uncharacterized protein LOC130807950, which translates to MLARNLTAAFSEQLRAVMNNNNPAPQQVLDDMADQIKNLRERIEPPNETPKSHESQDGNSEMSRSSKRNKRRRERPRTHTSLGRSDPRDRESKTASQDARTYLESKKHKASESIQSLVDRRREERKRAQLVGSSHPASPVTMPRNEDEVKILPGDPTPIISPMAPEILNIPNPGKIKIPNMAAFDGTSCPEEHLMAYKNLMVLHTTNPSLWCKFFPTTLTGAALTWYTPLPQGSIHNFAQLEGKFLGHFIASRRQEKSNFHLLSVTQLEGESISSYLKKFHEAVLEVTDLEELVALNALINGMKAQRLKFQLVESQAHDPKRRKSDKKDAATPHQSSRNREEHQPRRERNHTPRRPAPPSDMGPPRSHHIYTAAGESRTRNLLDGGNDPMFNRNRRDIFLSVRDKLPTPPPTTIPSNRRNYNLWCDYHKEHGHTLAQCRELKRILYQLADEGKLSRFLNKRDYDTGEGANRRQWNQRRGSPKREEARREGSHTQGTINMIFGGYTEEYPTVHAAKDSVHTLLKRPTTTVTSGPVMKFDATTSQTLQQPHTDPLVVTLKIGQMKVKSFEEKHLQPLDKPLIGFGGSQVIPLGTIILPVRVGERSESRTLPIRFTVVDLTFPYNAIMGLPLINKIKAAIFPHQLLLQFERDDGKVGILKGDQITARQCLINTLKRGHSATPAKREREDQDAPAVMSVYMENPSTHEGSRPIKRYEAVDMFEGKQLKIGKDLPGTIKKEIVATIAEFRDVFAFSTEEMSGIPTSVMCHKLDIRPGHKPVKQKLRHQGKERTEAAKEEVEKLLRAGFIRECKYSDWLSNVVLVKKPNGK; encoded by the exons atgctagcacgaaacctcactgctgCGTTTTCCGAACAGCTCCGCGCTGTCATGAATAACAATAATCCTGCTCCACAACAAGTATTGGATGATATGgcagatcaaataaaaaatctgcGGGAACGGATCGAGCCCCCTAACGAGACACCCAAATCCCACGAATCTCAGGATGGGAACTCGGAGATGTCACGTTCCAGCAAGAGAAACAAGAGGCGACGGGAGAGACCAAGGACTCACACAAGCCTCGGCAGAAGTGATCCTAGAGACAGAGAGTCTAAAACCGCCTCTCAAGATGCCCGTACTTATTTAGAAAGCAAAAAGCATAAGGCATCCGAAAGCATCCAGTCACTGGTGGATCGACGGAGGGAAGAGAGGAAGAGGGCGCAGCTGGTAGGATCCAGCCATCCAGCGAGTCCTGTAACCATGCCGCGGAACGAAGATGAGGTCAAAATCCTCCCTGGAGATCCTACGCCGATAATCTCTCCAATGGCTCCTGAAATACTTAACATTCCCAACCCGGggaaaataaaaatcccaaatatGGCAGCATTTGACGGAACGTCATGCCCTGAAGAACACTTGATGGCGTACAAGAACCTGATGGTGCTGCACACTACCAATCCTTCCTTGTGGTGtaaattcttcccaactactcttacgGGAGCAGCCTTGACGTGGTACACCCCCCTTCCACAAGGAAGTATCCACAATTTTGCCCAACTTGAAGGCAAATTTCTGGGCCACTTTATAGCctcaagaaggcaggagaaatcaaacttccacctaCTAAGTGTCACTCAATTAGAAGGAGAATCCATATCCTCCTATCTGAAGAAATTCCATGAGGCGGTGCTAGAGGTGACGGATTTAGAGGAATTAGTCGCCTTAAACGCCCTTATCaatggaatgaaggctcaaaggctcaAGTTCCAGTTGGTGGAAAGCCAG gcacatgaccccAAGAGGCGGAAGTCTGACAAGAAAGACGCCGCAACCCCCCACCAATCCTCGAGGAACAGAGAAGAGCACCAGCCGAGGAGGGAAAGAAATCACACGCCGCGTCGTCCCGCGCCCCCTTCAGATATGGGACCCCCGCGTTCCCATCACATTTATACCGCGGCAGGGGAATCCAGAACACGCAATTTGTTAGACGGAGGAAACGACCCGATGTTTAATCGAAATAGAAGGGATATTTTCTTGTCCGTTCGCGACaagttgccaactccacctcccaCTACCATTCCTTCCAACAGGCGCAATTACAATTTGTGGTGTgactaccacaaagagcacggccatacCCTCGCCCAATGTCGCGAACTCAAGCGTATCTTGTATCAACTGGCCGATGAAGGAAAGCTTTCCAGGTTCCTCAACAAGAGGGACTATGACACGGGAGAAGGAGCAAACAGAAGGCAGTGGAATCAAAGACGCGGATCCCCCAAGAGGGAAGAGGCAAGGCGCGAAGGTTCCCATACGCAAGGGaccatcaacatgatttttggaggatACACCGAGGAATATCCTACCGTCCACGCTGCAAAAGACAGTGTTCATACTCTGCTGAAAAGACCAACAACGACCGTAACCAGCGGGCCGGTCATGAAGTTTGATGCCACGACCTCTCAAACGCTGCAACAGCCCCAtactgaccctctggtggtcacccTCAAAATCGGACAGATGAAAGTCAAAAGC ttcgaGGAAAAGCACTTGCAGCCCCTCGATAAGCCGCTGATCGGGTTTGGGGGAAGTCAGGTCATTCCGCTAGgaacgatcattctccccgtgcGCGTGGGAGAAAGAAGTGAAAGCAGGACCCTGCCCATACGTTTCACGGTAGTGGATCTCACTTTCCCTtacaacgccatcatgggaCTTCCCCTCATTAACAAGATCAAAGCTGCaatcttccctcatcaactcTTGTTGCAATTCGAACGGGACGATGGGAAAGTTGGCATCCTCAAGGGAGATCAGATAACGGCACGCCAATGCCTTATAAACACTCTGAAGCGCGGACACTCCGCAACACCCGccaaaagggaaagggaagatcAAGACGCTCCCGCTGTCATGAGCGTATATATGGAAAACCCTAGCACACACGAAGGGTCTCGCCCCATAAAAAGATACGAGGCAGTAGACATGTTCGAGGGAAAGCAACTAAAgatagggaaagatcttcctgGTACGATTAAAAAAGAAATCGTGGCCACCATTGCTGAGTTCCGTGACGTCTTCGCCTTCAGCACGGAAGAAATGTCTGGCATCCCTACTAGCGTCATgtgtcataaacttgacatAAGACCAGGCCACAAACCAGTAAAGCAGAAGCTGCGGCATCAAGGAAAAGAGCGGACCGAGGCCGCCAAAGAGGAAGTTGAAAAATTATTGAGAGCCGGATTCATTAGAGAATGCAAATACTCCGATTGGCTATCCAATGTCGTCCTTGTGAAGAAACCAAATGGCAAATGA